A genomic stretch from Lysobacter soyae includes:
- a CDS encoding threo-3-hydroxy-L-aspartate ammonia-lyase: MHAVVFEDIVTAADRIACAVNKTPVLTSSALNALTGLDLHFKCENFQRVGAFKMRGAYNALSQFDADQKRHGVVTASSGNHAQAIACSARLLQMPATIVMPADAPVIKIAATKAYGAEVRFYDRYQENRESICDEIAAHSGMTIIPPFNHPHVIAGQGTVALEFMQEVPDLEVICAPLGGGGLLAGTAIAAKALQPDIRVIGCEPLAGNDGQQSFQKGEIVQIDTPKTIADGAQTQALGTLTFDIIRSLVTDVVAVDDPALIQAMQLYAERMKIWVEPTGCLGLGALVSGALQLPAGTRVGVIISGGNVDATRFLQLIQSLR; this comes from the coding sequence ATGCACGCAGTCGTTTTCGAAGACATCGTCACAGCTGCAGATCGGATCGCGTGCGCAGTGAACAAAACACCGGTTCTCACCTCCTCCGCATTGAATGCATTGACCGGATTGGATCTGCATTTCAAATGTGAGAACTTCCAACGGGTCGGTGCATTCAAGATGCGTGGCGCCTACAACGCGCTTTCGCAATTTGATGCTGATCAAAAGCGACATGGCGTGGTGACCGCGTCTTCCGGGAATCACGCACAAGCGATTGCATGCAGCGCACGCCTGCTGCAAATGCCGGCAACCATCGTCATGCCCGCTGACGCGCCTGTTATTAAGATCGCGGCGACGAAGGCCTACGGTGCGGAAGTGCGTTTTTACGACCGGTATCAGGAGAACCGGGAGAGCATTTGCGATGAGATCGCCGCACACTCCGGTATGACAATCATCCCGCCTTTCAATCACCCGCACGTGATTGCCGGACAAGGCACTGTTGCGCTTGAATTCATGCAAGAGGTTCCTGACCTCGAGGTGATTTGCGCACCGCTGGGCGGCGGTGGTTTGCTGGCAGGCACCGCCATCGCGGCGAAAGCGCTTCAACCGGATATCCGGGTCATCGGTTGCGAACCTCTGGCCGGTAATGACGGCCAGCAAAGCTTTCAAAAAGGCGAAATCGTGCAAATCGACACGCCGAAGACCATCGCCGATGGTGCACAAACTCAAGCACTGGGTACCCTCACCTTCGACATCATTCGCAGCTTGGTGACCGACGTGGTCGCCGTCGATGACCCGGCCTTGATCCAAGCCATGCAGCTCTACGCCGAACGCATGAAGATTTGGGTCGAACCGACGGGTTGCTTGGGCCTGGGCGCCCTAGTCTCCGGTGCGCTACAACTGCCCGCTGGCACCCGCGTAGGCGTCATTATCAGCGGCGGAAACGTCGATGCGACGCGTTTTTTGCAATTGATTCAATCACTTAGATAA
- a CDS encoding PQQ-dependent sugar dehydrogenase has protein sequence MKTTRHQLTALPLAAAAILFAACQNGTAGNPGQNDAKRDAAGAPKAMNLKRTELARFNEPWAMTFLPDGRLLVTEKKGNLRLFDPVTGKTGNISGTPSVAYGGQGGLGDIALHPDYANNRMVYLSFAESGGNGTQGAAIMRAKLALDDQGNGQLSDGEVIWRQVPKVEGEGHYSHRIVFATDGKMFVTSGERQKFFPAQDMKANLGKVLRLNDDGTSPADNPFFAQGGVATQIWSLGHRNLLGLAFNPADGKLYEHEMGPRGGDEFNVIERGKNYGYPEVSDGDHYSGKSIPDHKTRPEFRAPLMTWTPVISPSSLMFYTGKRIPQWTGDALISGLSSEALIRVKIENGHAREVERIDMGERIRDVVQAPDESVWALEDGSNAKLLRLAP, from the coding sequence ATGAAGACGACTCGACATCAGCTCACTGCCCTGCCCTTGGCCGCTGCCGCCATCCTGTTTGCCGCCTGCCAAAACGGCACTGCCGGCAATCCGGGGCAAAACGATGCGAAGCGAGATGCCGCGGGCGCCCCGAAGGCCATGAACCTGAAGCGAACCGAGCTCGCACGATTCAACGAACCGTGGGCAATGACATTCCTGCCCGACGGGCGCTTGTTGGTCACAGAGAAAAAAGGAAATCTGCGATTGTTTGATCCCGTTACGGGAAAAACCGGAAACATTTCCGGCACTCCTTCAGTGGCCTACGGCGGCCAAGGCGGCTTGGGTGACATCGCACTTCATCCGGACTACGCCAACAACCGAATGGTCTATTTGAGTTTTGCGGAATCCGGCGGGAATGGCACCCAAGGCGCCGCCATCATGCGCGCGAAGCTCGCTTTGGATGACCAAGGTAACGGCCAGTTATCCGATGGCGAAGTCATCTGGCGACAGGTCCCGAAAGTCGAAGGTGAGGGGCATTACAGCCATCGCATTGTGTTCGCAACGGATGGAAAGATGTTCGTCACCTCGGGTGAACGGCAAAAATTCTTCCCCGCCCAAGACATGAAAGCCAACTTAGGCAAAGTGTTGCGCCTGAATGATGACGGCACCTCCCCTGCTGATAATCCCTTCTTCGCGCAAGGCGGCGTCGCCACTCAAATTTGGTCGCTCGGCCATAGAAACTTGTTAGGGCTGGCCTTCAACCCCGCGGACGGAAAGCTCTACGAACATGAAATGGGACCGCGCGGTGGCGATGAGTTCAATGTGATTGAACGCGGAAAAAATTACGGTTACCCGGAGGTGTCTGATGGGGATCATTACAGCGGCAAGTCGATTCCAGACCACAAGACTCGCCCGGAATTCCGCGCACCGTTAATGACCTGGACGCCGGTCATCTCGCCCTCCAGTTTGATGTTCTACACCGGCAAACGCATACCGCAATGGACCGGTGATGCATTGATCAGCGGCCTTTCATCCGAGGCCCTCATACGCGTGAAGATTGAGAATGGCCATGCGCGCGAAGTGGAGCGGATCGACATGGGTGAGCGGATACGTGATGTCGTCCAAGCACCGGACGAGTCAGTCTGGGCATTGGAAGACGGTAGCAACGCGAAACTTCTGCGCTTGGCACCGTGA
- a CDS encoding cation diffusion facilitator family transporter has translation MGAGHDHGGGAVKFEKPLWIALALTSCFLIVEVVGAFVSNSLALLSDAAHMGTDVIALAISLFAVRLGKRPADAKRTYGYARMEAIGALINGGLLFSVAGFVLWEALGRFLSPPPVASNAMLLVAAIGLVINLISMRLLKAGAGENLNMKGAYLEVWSDMLGSVGVIIGALVIRMTGWTVVDPIIAVLIGLWVLPRTWILLKQSSHILMQGVPDGLDLDAVRASLAEHPAVSEVHDLHAWALGSKDAVLTVHVVVGPGVTEPDRIRSELAELLHDRFDVEHATIQVESAHCGGHALHA, from the coding sequence ATGGGTGCCGGACATGATCACGGCGGTGGCGCCGTCAAATTCGAAAAACCCCTTTGGATCGCGCTGGCGCTGACCTCGTGTTTTCTGATCGTGGAAGTGGTGGGGGCATTTGTTTCCAACAGCCTCGCCTTGCTTTCGGATGCGGCGCATATGGGCACCGATGTCATTGCCTTGGCGATTTCCCTGTTCGCGGTGCGCTTGGGCAAACGTCCGGCTGACGCCAAACGAACCTACGGTTACGCGCGTATGGAAGCCATTGGTGCATTGATCAACGGTGGCTTGTTGTTTTCGGTCGCCGGATTCGTGCTTTGGGAAGCCCTCGGGCGCTTTCTCTCGCCGCCGCCTGTGGCATCGAACGCCATGTTGTTGGTCGCTGCGATCGGCCTGGTCATCAATCTGATTTCCATGCGATTGCTAAAGGCCGGTGCGGGGGAGAACCTCAATATGAAAGGGGCTTATCTGGAGGTCTGGAGCGATATGCTCGGATCAGTCGGGGTGATTATCGGTGCCCTGGTAATCCGAATGACGGGGTGGACCGTGGTGGATCCGATCATTGCCGTGTTGATCGGCCTGTGGGTGCTCCCAAGGACATGGATTTTGTTGAAGCAATCCAGTCATATTTTGATGCAGGGCGTGCCTGATGGATTGGATTTGGATGCGGTGCGGGCGAGTTTGGCCGAGCATCCGGCGGTGTCGGAAGTGCACGATTTACATGCGTGGGCGCTGGGGTCCAAAGATGCGGTGCTGACCGTTCACGTTGTGGTGGGACCCGGCGTTACCGAACCTGACCGAATTCGATCAGAGCTTGCGGAACTTTTGCATGATCGGTTTGATGTAGAGCACGCCACGATCCAGGTCGAGTCTGCGCATTGCGGCGGACATGCCCTGCATGCCTGA
- a CDS encoding TerC family protein translates to MLEMLSDPQIWIALLTLTALELVLGIDNIIFISILSGRLPVEQRDRARKVGLALAAITRIGLLFAISWIIGLTDPLFNVAGHPISWRDIILIGGGLFLIGKASHEIHNKVEEAGAPLEPFSASATFAGVIAQIMVLDIVFSLDSIITAVGMVDERWVMVTAILISIAFMVAFAKPLSDFVERHPTVKILALAFLMMIGLVLIADGFGMHIPKGYVYSAMAFSVFVELINLWLRRKARLAGKTAGPADKA, encoded by the coding sequence ATGCTCGAGATGCTCTCTGATCCGCAAATCTGGATCGCGCTCCTGACCCTGACGGCCTTGGAGCTCGTGCTCGGCATAGACAACATCATTTTCATTTCAATTTTGTCAGGTCGTCTGCCGGTCGAACAACGCGACCGCGCCCGCAAGGTCGGCTTGGCACTCGCTGCGATTACGCGCATTGGCTTGTTGTTCGCCATCAGTTGGATCATCGGTTTGACCGATCCGCTGTTCAACGTCGCCGGTCATCCGATTTCCTGGCGCGACATCATCCTGATCGGTGGTGGTCTGTTCTTGATCGGAAAAGCCTCGCACGAGATCCATAACAAGGTGGAAGAGGCTGGCGCACCATTGGAACCGTTTTCGGCCTCGGCGACATTCGCCGGTGTGATCGCCCAAATCATGGTGCTGGACATCGTTTTCTCGCTCGATTCGATCATTACCGCCGTGGGCATGGTCGATGAGCGTTGGGTCATGGTGACCGCAATTCTGATCTCGATCGCCTTCATGGTGGCGTTTGCCAAGCCGCTGAGCGATTTCGTTGAGCGCCATCCGACGGTCAAGATTCTTGCATTGGCGTTCCTGATGATGATCGGTCTGGTGCTGATCGCGGACGGCTTCGGGATGCACATTCCCAAGGGCTACGTGTATTCGGCGATGGCGTTTTCGGTCTTCGTTGAGCTGATCAATCTGTGGTTGCGGCGTAAGGCGCGTTTGGCGGGTAAGACCGCAGGACCGGCGGATAAAGCGTAA
- a CDS encoding phosphatase PAP2 family protein — translation MSDNNEPYLAAPMKTPESGIKPTNRLRLSNTNAFLRRNARWFFWAAVAGTLAKITEEVLEFDLIPVDRSILLFLHQWIPASWLPLVNAATLTGSSKFLIPLVAVIAVALWLRRHRFEAIQIALAMAVAGAVIYIVKTSVNRVRPQLWETETYWGSSFPSGHTLGVAAVATACWLAVSRLAPRHLTLASLSLTAWVCLVALSRLILGVHWPTDVAAAACAGLLIAVAINGIGLMIKRRAPLR, via the coding sequence ATGAGTGACAACAACGAGCCCTACTTGGCAGCGCCGATGAAAACGCCGGAATCCGGGATAAAACCGACGAACCGTCTGCGCTTGTCCAACACCAATGCATTCCTTCGTCGCAACGCCCGTTGGTTTTTTTGGGCCGCTGTGGCCGGAACCTTGGCGAAGATTACAGAGGAAGTTCTCGAGTTCGACCTCATCCCTGTGGATCGCAGCATTCTGCTGTTCCTGCATCAATGGATTCCGGCAAGTTGGTTGCCGCTCGTCAATGCCGCGACACTCACCGGGTCGTCGAAGTTCCTGATCCCGTTGGTTGCGGTTATCGCCGTTGCGCTGTGGCTTCGACGCCACAGATTTGAAGCCATACAAATTGCCCTGGCGATGGCGGTCGCAGGCGCGGTCATCTATATCGTTAAAACTTCAGTGAATCGCGTCAGGCCCCAACTTTGGGAGACAGAGACCTATTGGGGCTCCAGCTTTCCCAGCGGACATACGTTGGGCGTTGCTGCGGTCGCGACCGCGTGCTGGTTGGCGGTTTCGCGTTTGGCGCCGCGGCATCTGACCCTCGCCAGCCTTTCGTTAACGGCTTGGGTCTGCTTGGTGGCGCTGTCTCGATTGATCTTGGGCGTGCATTGGCCAACCGACGTCGCCGCGGCCGCATGTGCAGGCTTGCTGATTGCTGTGGCAATCAACGGCATCGGGCTGATGATCAAACGCAGGGCGCCATTGCGCTGA
- a CDS encoding aldehyde dehydrogenase family protein, whose protein sequence is MPNSQFETTLQTLRNNFDSGVTRSIEWRRRRLQQLDRLLQENAAALEAALKSDLGKCAVEAKLTETAFLRSEIAHALRHLKCWMRPRRLGMPLSLQPASGILQAEPLGVVLIIAPWNYPIQLLFSPLASALAAGNTAILKPSEVATHCSALIAELVPKYFKPDEVAVVEGGVAETTALLALPYDHIFYTGNGQVARVILQAAAAHLTPVTLELGGKCPAWVDESADLAVTAQRLVWAKFLNAGQTCVAPDHVLASRGTLDKLKPLLIAAIREQFGEAPSDSAAYGRIINAKHFDRLVGLLSDATIISGGKHDAQQRYIAPTLVEGIAQSHPLMQEEIFGPILPLIEVKGLDAAIASIRAYGKPLAVYAFTRDATVRKTLAERTASGALVFNMAVGHLGAAEVPFGGVGESGMGASHGWAGFQTFSHLRPVVDKSFWPDTLKLIMPPYGRTVERVIKYLIAKE, encoded by the coding sequence ATGCCCAATTCGCAGTTTGAAACAACGCTTCAGACGCTCCGCAACAATTTCGACAGCGGCGTCACGCGTTCAATCGAATGGCGACGACGACGTCTGCAGCAATTGGATAGATTGTTACAGGAAAACGCGGCAGCGCTAGAAGCCGCATTGAAATCCGACCTCGGCAAATGTGCGGTGGAAGCAAAGCTCACCGAAACCGCATTCTTACGTTCTGAAATCGCCCATGCACTTCGGCATTTGAAGTGCTGGATGCGTCCACGCCGTCTCGGTATGCCGCTCTCGTTGCAGCCTGCCAGCGGAATTTTGCAGGCGGAACCTCTGGGTGTCGTGCTGATCATCGCACCTTGGAACTATCCGATCCAGTTGTTATTTTCACCGTTGGCAAGCGCCCTCGCCGCCGGCAATACCGCGATTTTGAAGCCGAGCGAAGTCGCGACGCATTGCAGCGCGCTGATTGCGGAACTGGTGCCGAAGTATTTCAAGCCCGACGAAGTGGCGGTGGTGGAAGGCGGGGTGGCCGAGACCACTGCCCTGCTCGCCCTGCCCTACGATCACATTTTTTATACCGGTAACGGCCAGGTGGCGCGCGTCATTCTGCAAGCGGCCGCTGCGCATCTGACGCCGGTAACCTTGGAACTCGGCGGAAAATGTCCGGCGTGGGTGGATGAAAGTGCGGATCTTGCCGTCACGGCGCAGCGCTTGGTCTGGGCAAAATTTTTGAATGCCGGTCAAACCTGTGTTGCACCGGATCATGTGCTGGCATCACGCGGCACATTGGACAAACTCAAGCCGCTGTTGATCGCCGCCATTCGCGAGCAATTCGGCGAGGCACCGTCGGACAGCGCGGCATATGGTCGCATCATCAATGCAAAGCACTTCGATCGACTCGTGGGATTGTTGTCAGACGCCACGATCATCTCGGGCGGCAAGCACGACGCCCAACAGCGTTACATTGCGCCCACGCTGGTCGAAGGCATCGCGCAGTCGCACCCGCTGATGCAAGAGGAAATATTCGGCCCGATCTTGCCTTTGATAGAAGTCAAGGGATTGGACGCAGCCATCGCATCGATTCGTGCATATGGCAAACCGCTTGCTGTGTATGCATTTACGCGTGACGCAACCGTGCGAAAAACCTTGGCAGAACGCACAGCATCGGGTGCATTGGTATTCAACATGGCGGTCGGTCATCTCGGTGCAGCTGAAGTGCCGTTCGGCGGCGTCGGCGAAAGTGGCATGGGGGCCAGTCATGGCTGGGCGGGGTTCCAAACATTCAGTCATCTGCGCCCGGTGGTCGACAAATCATTTTGGCCGGACACCCTGAAGCTCATCATGCCGCCCTATGGACGAACGGTGGAACGCGTCATCAAATATCTGATCGCAAAGGAATGA